The following proteins are encoded in a genomic region of Triticum dicoccoides isolate Atlit2015 ecotype Zavitan chromosome 1B, WEW_v2.0, whole genome shotgun sequence:
- the LOC119324989 gene encoding uncharacterized protein LOC119324989 isoform X4 encodes MVSSLNGMSVGYLLADNTMEYPTRLDEDGEQDNGVQPEWDVCWIFACRQYHGVPYEVGRKRRTRWPLCFTDIVGLFCKCKKMKQICRLLQLSEMGKRLRQGKDTSRTY; translated from the exons ATGGTGTCCAGCCTGAATGGGATGTCTGTTGGATATTTGCTTGCTGACAATACCATGGAGTACCCTACGAG GTTGGATGAAGACGGAGAACAAG ATAATGGTGTCCAGCCTGAATGGGATGTCTGTTGGATATTCGCTTGCCGACAATACCATGGAGTCCCCTACGAG GTTGGACGAAAACGAAGAACAAGGTGGCCTCTTTGTTTCACTGATATAGTTGGTCTCTTTTGCAAATGCAAGAAGATGAAGCAAATCTGTAGATTATTGCAACTATCAGAAATGGGCAAGCGCTTGCGGCAGGGCAAGGACACCTCCAGGACATACTGA
- the LOC119324989 gene encoding uncharacterized protein LOC119324989 isoform X1, protein MHRSLPRERHRNARRIDFPNKIASIQPAAHLAAEEVRSSISLPPPTRLALCAIELLHFGTSSDNGVQPEWDVCWIFACRQYHGVPYEVRGSLLRRVGRKRRTRWPLCFTDIVGLFCKCKKMKQICRLLQLSEMGKRLRQGKDTSRTY, encoded by the exons ATGCATCGATCCTTACCGCGCGAGCGCCATCGGAACGCGCGCAGGATAGATTTTCCCAACAAAATTGCCTCGATACAGCCAGCGGCGCATCTCGCCGCCGAAGAAGTCCGCAGTTCCATCTCTCTGCCACCTCCCACCCGCCTCGCCTTGTGCGCTATCGAGCTGCTACACTTCGGCACTTCCTCTG ATAATGGTGTCCAGCCTGAATGGGATGTCTGTTGGATATTCGCTTGCCGACAATACCATGGAGTCCCCTACGAGGTCAGAGGGTCCCTCTTGCGCCGG GTTGGACGAAAACGAAGAACAAGGTGGCCTCTTTGTTTCACTGATATAGTTGGTCTCTTTTGCAAATGCAAGAAGATGAAGCAAATCTGTAGATTATTGCAACTATCAGAAATGGGCAAGCGCTTGCGGCAGGGCAAGGACACCTCCAGGACATACTGA
- the LOC119324981 gene encoding F-box protein At5g25290-like, producing MGTCSLVRMMSLLQLDLRMLRMLLALSPPPSSHWKFRKHPPLMLMETETVVEILPETPLMETETVVETLLELPLDVLMDIFSLLELPDLIRASSVCSFWRSAYSSLHSQLGQYKRPQTPCLLYASEADGENVASLYSLAEKRVYKLTLPDPSIRTRHLIGSSNGWLVTADEKSELHLLNPITGQQIALPSAITIEQIEPILDSAGAVNKIKMWDLAPNDDPNEFSDCLYIRAFVFPDPPTGSYIVVIIHSPDRYLSFARVGDFKWTSLPGENYKQCIHMDGLLYAFTETGGVYTFDLTCPAITRNIIVDELQNYKTVGYTYVVQAPWGDLLQICRAIDVAPEGFIKTKKILFYKVDVAAKELVEMNGLHDHVLFLGRSQSQCLSTEEYPQLKPNRVYFTDDITYISKYKNDDRDIGILNLENDSRECT from the coding sequence ATGGGGACGTGTAGCTTAGTGAGGATGATGAGCTTACTGCAGCTAGACTTGAGAATGTTGCGTATGCTGCTGGCCCTTTCTCCCCCTCCCAGTTCACACTGGAAATTCAGAAAACACCCGCCATTGATGCTGATGGAGACCGAGACCGTGGTGGAAATATTGCCGGAGACGCCGCTGATGGAGACCGAGACTGTGGTTGAAACACTGCTGGAGCTGCCGTTGGATGTATTGATGGATATCTTTTCCCTCCTGGAGCTTCCTGACCTCATTCGTGCAAGCTCCGTGTGCTCCTTCTGGCGCTCTGCGTATAGTAGTCTACATAGCCAGCTTGGGCAATATAAACGGCCCCAGACACCTTGCCTCCTCTACGCCTCCGAAGCCGATGGTGAGAACGTAGCTTCTCTCTACAGTCTTGCTGAAAAGAGGGTCTACAAGCTAACTCTTCCGGATCCATCTATCCGTACTAGGCATCTCATTGGGTCCTCTAATGGCTGGTTAGTTACTGCTGATGAGAAGTCTGAGCTTCACCTTCTCAATCCGATCACTGGTCAACAGATTGCCCTCCCCTCGGCGATCACCATTGAGCAAATAGAGCCGATCTTAGATAGTGCCGGTGCAGTTAATAAGATTAAGATGTGGGATCTAGCGCCGAACGATGATCCAAATGAGTTTTCTGACTGCCTCTACATCAGGGCATTTGTGTTTCCTGATCCACCCACGGGAAGCTACATTGTGGTTATCATCCACAGTCCAGATCGATATCTTTCCTTTGCAAGGGTAGGTGATTTTAAATGGACCTCGCTGCCGGGTGAGAACTATAAACAATGCATCCACATGGATGGTCTATTGTATGCATTCACAGAAACTGGAGGAGTCTATACTTTTGATCTGACCTGTCCTGCCATCACAAGGAATATTATTGTAGATGAGTTGCAGAATTATAAGACGGTTGGGTACACGTATGTTGTTCAGGCTCCATGGGGTGATCTGTTGCAAATTTGCAGAGCAATAGATGTCGCACCTGAAGGGTTCATAAAGACCAAGAAAATACTATTTTATAAAGTTGATGTGGCAGCAAAAGAACTTGTGGAAATGAATGGCTTGCATGATCATGTGCTGTTTCTTGGGCGTAGTCAGTCGCAATGCCTTAGTACTGAGGAATATCCACAACTGAAGCCAAATCGTGTTTATTTCACAGACGACATAACATATATTTCGAAGTATAAGAATGATGACCGGGATATAGGTATTCTCAACTTGGAAAATGACAGTAGGGAATGTACCTAA
- the LOC119324989 gene encoding uncharacterized protein LOC119324989 isoform X3: MVSSLNGMSVGYLLADNTMEYPTRLDEDGEQDNGVQPEWDVCWIFACRQYHGVPYEVRGSLLRRVGRKRRTRWPLCFTDIVGLFCKCKKMKQICRLLQLSEMGKRLRQGKDTSRTY; this comes from the exons ATGGTGTCCAGCCTGAATGGGATGTCTGTTGGATATTTGCTTGCTGACAATACCATGGAGTACCCTACGAG GTTGGATGAAGACGGAGAACAAG ATAATGGTGTCCAGCCTGAATGGGATGTCTGTTGGATATTCGCTTGCCGACAATACCATGGAGTCCCCTACGAGGTCAGAGGGTCCCTCTTGCGCCGG GTTGGACGAAAACGAAGAACAAGGTGGCCTCTTTGTTTCACTGATATAGTTGGTCTCTTTTGCAAATGCAAGAAGATGAAGCAAATCTGTAGATTATTGCAACTATCAGAAATGGGCAAGCGCTTGCGGCAGGGCAAGGACACCTCCAGGACATACTGA
- the LOC119324989 gene encoding uncharacterized protein LOC119324989 isoform X2, whose amino-acid sequence MHRSLPRERHRNARRIDFPNKIASIQPAAHLAAEEVRSSISLPPPTRLALCAIELLHFGTSSDNGVQPEWDVCWIFACRQYHGVPYEVGRKRRTRWPLCFTDIVGLFCKCKKMKQICRLLQLSEMGKRLRQGKDTSRTY is encoded by the exons ATGCATCGATCCTTACCGCGCGAGCGCCATCGGAACGCGCGCAGGATAGATTTTCCCAACAAAATTGCCTCGATACAGCCAGCGGCGCATCTCGCCGCCGAAGAAGTCCGCAGTTCCATCTCTCTGCCACCTCCCACCCGCCTCGCCTTGTGCGCTATCGAGCTGCTACACTTCGGCACTTCCTCTG ATAATGGTGTCCAGCCTGAATGGGATGTCTGTTGGATATTCGCTTGCCGACAATACCATGGAGTCCCCTACGAG GTTGGACGAAAACGAAGAACAAGGTGGCCTCTTTGTTTCACTGATATAGTTGGTCTCTTTTGCAAATGCAAGAAGATGAAGCAAATCTGTAGATTATTGCAACTATCAGAAATGGGCAAGCGCTTGCGGCAGGGCAAGGACACCTCCAGGACATACTGA